Proteins from one Bos taurus isolate L1 Dominette 01449 registration number 42190680 breed Hereford chromosome 7, ARS-UCD2.0, whole genome shotgun sequence genomic window:
- the CATSPERD gene encoding cation channel sperm-associated auxiliary subunit delta isoform X8: protein MSLRIGGNGRSEMLVLMLVVATTFRLCPLVKARPLCRIRTLRTGKVFPVEEKIQGDRLYFSSGKTHLIKHPCKKNLALYLGRQIFLTKDTFESSLIPFSIPTSMQVGTPEVTSAHFAGSVLLLVVNQKVYVYDYEANFWTASTGIQHPVSHVSGDNCCYSGNSFCMDISNSVFAYLRGDQVSQANIYFSNSRGYRFQKYTQERRAELVGTFGGIFSFHSLSQVGLLLVDEQMAMFSYSDHPLNRSFGLPFDYDRALDILIAPGQKGILIFWSEKNLLVSRNSGQLVESVQVREGQRILYNSIVKANITIHSVAANENELAVLTEENNLYYGSLGIQSSSLIKFADQNIWSQEAVLMFTDVGMLEILTPLRDVLFPAFDFQKCRLNIQALLMDPQLQAGVCKVELLQGEFENKMYTIDMNSQLELTALMIPRPGMLPVPLVSVSNPHSLGLQAVICEDGYTYDGNTKHRLNISLKQQHHWGRADPNFTSSIKRPTISTITLDIANKEISCVDLKPLTALISVGCDLEKKIVIQNELSACYHGVLDPVALQDNYSYIIEREAYDPNFQGQQAKKDLEVHYPYEKLGCPLLAYYDIPWKPVVELWREGKFQEVVEAEYVLLEMNGLFTYTYSLTASTAGCSAQPQNWTTITKMAGDTAPFSWDREVRPALLNSPRARLGRRLPVLRSVCWEPARPVQAAANRTPETPGAFKSSMGFSRILEVEVQHQGASRFGVWFMGDASCVLTEQKGWGSSSRCVCAQAQVPL from the exons ATGAGTCTGCGTATTGGAGGCAACGGCCGGAGCGAGATGCTGGTGTTAATGTTGGTGGTGGCGACCACCTTTCGGCTCTGCCCGCTGGTGAAAGCTCGGCCGCTGTGCCG TATTCGAACGTTGAGGACGGGAAAGGTGTTTCCTGTCGAAGAGAAAATACAAGGG GACCGCCTGTATTTTTCATCTGGGAAAACTCACTTGATTAAGCATCCTTGTAAGAAAAACCTAGCCCTGTATCTAGG AAGACAAATTTTTCTCACAAAGGACACCTTTGAGAGCAGTCTCATTCCATTTTCCATCCCTACGTCAATGCAG GTTGGCACACCGGAAGTGACGTCAGCACATTTTGCTGGTTCGGTATTGCTGTTAGTAGTGAATCAAAAAGTCTATGTTTATGATTATGAAGCCAACTTCTGGACTGCATCTACAG GCATACAACACCCTGTGTCACATGTATCTGGTGACAACTGTTGTTACAGTGGAAATTCATTCTGCATG GATATAAGTAACTCGGTTTTTGCTTATTTGCGTGGAGATCAGGTGTCTCAGGCCAACATCTATTTCTCAAACTCCCGAGGATACAGATTTCAGAAGTACACCCAGGAAAGACGT GCAGAGCTAGTCGGGACCTTCGGGGGGATCTTCTCCTTTCACTCCCTGTCACAGGTCGGGCTGCTTCTTGTTGATGAACAGATG GCCATGTTCAGCTACTCTGACCATCCCTTGAACCGCAGCTTTGGGCTGCCCTTTGACTATGACAGGGCCCTTGACATCCTCATCGCCCCGGGCCAGAAAGGCATCCTTATCTTTTGGTCTGAGAAGAACCTGCTGGTTTCCCGAAACTCAG GTCAGCTGGTCGAATCTGTCCAGGTGCGAGAAGGACAACGCATCTTGTATAATTCCATTGTCAAAGCCAACATCACCATCCACAGCGTTGCTGCCA ATGAAAATGAACTGGCAGTTTTGACTGAAGAGAATAATTTATATTATGGCAGCCTGGGAATCCAGTCAAGTTCTCTGATCAAA TTTGCAGACCAAAACATCTGGTCCCAAGAGGCAGTCCTGATGTTCACTGACGTGGGGATGCTGGAAATACTGACCCCGCTTCGTGACGTGCTCTTTCCAGCTTTCGATTTCCAGAAGTGCCGCCTGAATATCCAAGCCCTTCTCATGGATCCCCAACTCCAAGCTGGCGTCTGCAAA GTGGAGCTTCTGCAAGgggaatttgaaaacaaaatgtacaCCATTGACATGAACAGCCAGTTGGAGTTGACAGCCCTAATGATACCCCGGCCAGGCATGTTACCTGTCCCACTA GTATCGGTGAGCAACCCCCACTCCCTGGGGCTGCAAGCGGTCATCTGTGAGGACGGCTACACCTACGATGGCAACACCAAGCACAGACTG AACATTTCCCTGAAGCAACAGCACCACTGGGGCAGGGCTGACCCCAACTTCACCTCCAG CATAAAGAGACCCACAATATCTACCATCACTCTGGACATCGCCAACAAAGAAATTTCATGTGTGGACCTTAAGCCACTG ACAGCGCTCATCTCAGTGGGGTGCGACCTGGAGAAGAAGATCGTCATTCAGAA TGAACTTTCAGCATGTTACCACGGAGTCCTCGACCCTGTGGCCCTTCAGGACAACTACAGCTACATCATTGAGAG GGAAGCCTATGACCCCAACTTCCAGGGGCAGCAGGCCAAGAAAGACCTGGAGGTGCATTACCCCTATGAGAAGCTGGGCTGCCCCCTCCTCGCCTACTATGACATCCCGTGGAAGCCAGTGGTGGAGCT GTGGCGCGAAGGCAAGTTTCAGGAGGTGGTGGAGGCCGAGTATGTCCTGCTGGAGATGAACGGGCTGTTCACCTACACGTACTCCCTGACGGCCAGCACGGCAGGCTGCAGTGCCCAGCCACAGAACTGGACCACCATCACCAAGATGGCTGGCGACACAGCGCCCTTCTCCTGGGACCGTGAGGTAAGGCCTGCGCTCTTGAATAGTCCCAGGGCACGCCTGGGAAGGCGACTTCCGGTCCTGCGCAGTGTGTGCTGGGAGCCGGCTCGACCTGTTCAGGCTGCTGCTAACCGAACACCAGAGACCCCAGGGGCTTTTAAGAGCAGCATGGGTTTCTCACGGATCTTGGAGGTTGAAGTTCAACATCAAGGCGCCAGCAGATTTGGGGTCTGGTTCATGGGTGACGCCTCCTGTGTCCTCACAGAGCAGAAG
- the CATSPERD gene encoding cation channel sperm-associated auxiliary subunit delta isoform X10: MSLRIGGNGRSEMLVLMLVVATTFRLCPLVKARPLCRIRTLRTGKVFPVEEKIQGDRLYFSSGKTHLIKHPCKKNLALYLGRQIFLTKDTFESSLIPFSIPTSMQVGTPEVTSAHFAGSVLLLVVNQKVYVYDYEANFWTASTGIQHPVSHVSGDNCCYSGNSFCMDISNSVFAYLRGDQVSQANIYFSNSRGYRFQKYTQERRAELVGTFGGIFSFHSLSQVGLLLVDEQMAMFSYSDHPLNRSFGLPFDYDRALDILIAPGQKGILIFWSEKNLLVSRNSGQLVESVQVREGQRILYNSIVKANITIHSVAANENELAVLTEENNLYYGSLGIQSSSLIKFADQNIWSQEAVLMFTDVGMLEILTPLRDVLFPAFDFQKCRLNIQALLMDPQLQAGVCKVELLQGEFENKMYTIDMNSQLELTALMIPRPGMLPVPLVRTLYLFDKCLNICHPWPHVSCPQFPGSGNSLASSQRDTGSRSPQRLLLFLQTPASTCRRGCPSAHPASFLCTSMLVLQPPSELPRTLSKNAFSSQLSQRWLSRLQGMPEKKWASLDLKPRCPNLDPWVQAIKLKTGEWSNVKIPGDVQSAGTRARERSRPGRRILSCALTRTPQAPSLHRTSLSAHEGPVWVLWHFSLRLSSQRASEPQLGGIGEQPPLPGAASGHL, translated from the exons ATGAGTCTGCGTATTGGAGGCAACGGCCGGAGCGAGATGCTGGTGTTAATGTTGGTGGTGGCGACCACCTTTCGGCTCTGCCCGCTGGTGAAAGCTCGGCCGCTGTGCCG TATTCGAACGTTGAGGACGGGAAAGGTGTTTCCTGTCGAAGAGAAAATACAAGGG GACCGCCTGTATTTTTCATCTGGGAAAACTCACTTGATTAAGCATCCTTGTAAGAAAAACCTAGCCCTGTATCTAGG AAGACAAATTTTTCTCACAAAGGACACCTTTGAGAGCAGTCTCATTCCATTTTCCATCCCTACGTCAATGCAG GTTGGCACACCGGAAGTGACGTCAGCACATTTTGCTGGTTCGGTATTGCTGTTAGTAGTGAATCAAAAAGTCTATGTTTATGATTATGAAGCCAACTTCTGGACTGCATCTACAG GCATACAACACCCTGTGTCACATGTATCTGGTGACAACTGTTGTTACAGTGGAAATTCATTCTGCATG GATATAAGTAACTCGGTTTTTGCTTATTTGCGTGGAGATCAGGTGTCTCAGGCCAACATCTATTTCTCAAACTCCCGAGGATACAGATTTCAGAAGTACACCCAGGAAAGACGT GCAGAGCTAGTCGGGACCTTCGGGGGGATCTTCTCCTTTCACTCCCTGTCACAGGTCGGGCTGCTTCTTGTTGATGAACAGATG GCCATGTTCAGCTACTCTGACCATCCCTTGAACCGCAGCTTTGGGCTGCCCTTTGACTATGACAGGGCCCTTGACATCCTCATCGCCCCGGGCCAGAAAGGCATCCTTATCTTTTGGTCTGAGAAGAACCTGCTGGTTTCCCGAAACTCAG GTCAGCTGGTCGAATCTGTCCAGGTGCGAGAAGGACAACGCATCTTGTATAATTCCATTGTCAAAGCCAACATCACCATCCACAGCGTTGCTGCCA ATGAAAATGAACTGGCAGTTTTGACTGAAGAGAATAATTTATATTATGGCAGCCTGGGAATCCAGTCAAGTTCTCTGATCAAA TTTGCAGACCAAAACATCTGGTCCCAAGAGGCAGTCCTGATGTTCACTGACGTGGGGATGCTGGAAATACTGACCCCGCTTCGTGACGTGCTCTTTCCAGCTTTCGATTTCCAGAAGTGCCGCCTGAATATCCAAGCCCTTCTCATGGATCCCCAACTCCAAGCTGGCGTCTGCAAA GTGGAGCTTCTGCAAGgggaatttgaaaacaaaatgtacaCCATTGACATGAACAGCCAGTTGGAGTTGACAGCCCTAATGATACCCCGGCCAGGCATGTTACCTGTCCCACTAGTAAGGACACTTTATCTGTTTGACAAGTGTCTCAACATCTGCCATCCTTGGCCTCATGTCTCGTGCCCACAGTTcccaggctctggaaattccCTAGCATCCTCCCAGAGAGACACTGGCTCACGAAGCCCCCAGAgacttctcctcttcctccagacACCAGCATCCACGTGTCGCCGTGGCTGTCCCTCTGCCCACCCTGCCTCCTTTCTCTGTACCTCTATGCTGGTCCTCCAACCCCCTTCGGAGCTGCCCCGGACCCTTTCCAAAAACGCCTTTTCTTCCCAGCTCAGCCAGCGTTGGCTTTCCCGCTTGCAGGGCATGCCTGAGAAAAAGTGGGCATCCCTGGACCTGAAACCCAGGTGTCCAAACCTGGACCCTTGGGTGCAAGCAATCAAGCTGAAAACAGGGGAGTGGTCCAATGTTAAGATTCCAGGGGATGTCCAGTCAGCTGGGACCAGGGCCCGAGAGAGGAGCCGGCCTGGCCGCCGGATCTTGTCCTGCGCTCTCACCCGTACCCCTCAAGCCCCCTCCCTGCACAGGACGAGCCTCTCCGCGCACGAGGGACCAGTCTGGGTCTTGTGGCACTTCAGCCTCAGGCTGTCCTCACAGAGGGCCTCAGAGCCACAGTTAGGGG GTATCGGTGAGCAACCCCCACTCCCTGGGGCTGCAAGCGGTCATCTGTGA